In Zea mays cultivar B73 chromosome 7, Zm-B73-REFERENCE-NAM-5.0, whole genome shotgun sequence, the following proteins share a genomic window:
- the LOC100274546 gene encoding uncharacterized protein LOC100274546: MAARPWLGSAQRRCSRACPCAPVFPAPRRRVLPAMEFAGSHPVVLVSDARSGHGRYRARCFPCSVLAWLPARQCALSTRLALIPIASSTSPVMVVPRRVVCAALYTSPSCIVVEPVEPRSSLLDLVEP, encoded by the coding sequence ATGGCCGCGCGTCCCTGGCTCGGCTCTGCCCAGCGCCGCTGTAGCCGAGCTTGTCCCTGCGCGCCCGTGTTTCCTGCTCCTAGACGCCGCGTCCTCCCGGCCATGGAGTTCGCCGGTAGCCACCCCGTCGTGCTCGTTTCTGATGCTCGCTCCGGCCATGGACGCTATCGAGCCCGCTGTTTTCCCTGTTCAGTACTCGCGTGGCTTCCTGCTCGCCAGTGCGCCCTCTCGACTCGCTTGGCCTTAATCCCTATCGCGTCATCAACCTCGCCGGTTATGGTGGTTCCTCGTCGCGTCGTGTGTGCAGCTCTATATACGTCACCCTCATGTATCGTCGTCGAGCCCGTCGAACCTCGTTCTTCCCTGCTCGACCTCGTCGAACCCTGA